Proteins encoded in a region of the Isosphaeraceae bacterium EP7 genome:
- a CDS encoding CRTAC1 family protein: protein MRLGKRSLVVSMGCLAATVWLFGMGTNSRVPRASRTSKGASVAPLSKAARQAARFVIGENFPDPNAPGTPARVYVDRSEIDQGIYRAILGGAPAREDRTLAELKTSLNSRASASLAAYQAEHDRLPDPPQSPRQAFQLFQLRRQIAFVHMAEGRFGEATSWLEWAMEVSGTPGMPADLRANVRALLGVVALRQGELANCIACLGPSSCILPIAPEAVHTRKAGSREAIRQFTMYLEDRPGDLRVRWLLNLAYMTLGEYPDKVPPAYLIKLDPPDATPDPGRFSNVAPLVGLDARGPNLAGGSIFDDFNGDGLPDLFSTSLDADKGAALFVNRGDGTFEDRSTSAGLDDQIYALNVARADYDNDGDLDVVLLRGGWEKPMRMSLLRNTGAGAFEDVTDAGGLAEPIQSEAAAWGDFDNDGRLDLYVCGEYLNADGNPTAGRRDPRNRSRLYRNQGDGTFVDVAGSAGVLNDRCAKGVAWGDYDDDGHLDLFVSNMNGASRMYRNKGDGTFVDVAAEVGIAGSASSFSCLFWDYDNDGRLDLFLNDFAGTLSESVADLMGLPVAGGGHPRLYRNIGDGKFRDVSQDVGLGRPIPAMSVNCGDIDNDGFLDLHLGTGWMSYAGLIPDRTLRSVGGGRFEDVTGPTGTGHLQKGHGISFADWDFDGDLDLYAVLGGGFPGDRGYNTLFQNPGQGRHWLKLKLVGKQTNRSAIGAKIRVDIEAPGGPSRSIFRTVGNNGSFGGNSLNELVGLLDDKSVARLTITWPTSKTTQTFHDLAADQAIEITEGSDTFVVLRQPPLHGPKVATKGENIRKLIAIGVNKDTH from the coding sequence ATGCGACTCGGAAAACGATCGCTCGTCGTGAGCATGGGTTGTCTCGCAGCCACCGTCTGGCTCTTCGGGATGGGGACGAACTCGCGGGTTCCTCGCGCGAGTCGAACGTCCAAGGGCGCGTCCGTCGCCCCGTTGTCGAAGGCCGCCAGGCAGGCCGCGAGGTTCGTGATCGGCGAGAACTTCCCGGACCCGAATGCCCCGGGCACGCCGGCTCGCGTCTATGTCGACCGCTCCGAGATCGATCAGGGCATCTACCGGGCGATCCTCGGCGGTGCGCCGGCGCGTGAGGATCGGACCCTCGCGGAGTTGAAGACGTCGCTCAACTCGCGTGCCTCCGCGTCCCTCGCCGCCTATCAGGCGGAGCACGACCGGCTGCCCGACCCGCCTCAATCGCCCAGGCAAGCCTTCCAGTTGTTCCAGCTCCGGCGCCAGATCGCCTTCGTGCACATGGCCGAGGGCCGATTCGGCGAGGCGACCTCGTGGCTCGAATGGGCCATGGAAGTGAGCGGGACGCCGGGGATGCCGGCCGACCTCCGCGCCAACGTGCGGGCCTTGCTCGGCGTCGTTGCCCTGCGTCAAGGGGAGCTGGCCAACTGCATCGCCTGCCTCGGCCCTTCCAGCTGCATCCTGCCCATCGCGCCCGAGGCCGTCCACACCCGCAAGGCCGGCTCGCGCGAGGCGATCCGGCAATTCACGATGTATCTGGAAGATCGCCCCGGCGACCTCCGCGTCCGCTGGCTGCTCAACCTCGCTTACATGACCCTCGGCGAGTATCCGGACAAGGTCCCGCCGGCCTACCTGATCAAGCTCGACCCGCCCGACGCGACGCCCGACCCGGGCCGATTCAGTAACGTCGCCCCGCTGGTCGGCCTCGATGCCAGGGGCCCGAATCTCGCCGGCGGCAGCATCTTCGACGACTTCAACGGCGACGGCCTCCCCGACCTTTTCTCCACCTCGCTCGACGCTGACAAGGGCGCCGCCCTCTTCGTCAATCGCGGAGACGGCACCTTCGAAGACCGGTCCACCTCGGCCGGGCTCGACGACCAGATCTACGCCCTGAACGTCGCGCGGGCCGACTACGACAATGACGGCGACCTCGACGTCGTCCTCCTGCGCGGCGGCTGGGAGAAGCCGATGCGGATGTCGCTGCTGCGGAATACGGGCGCGGGCGCCTTCGAAGACGTCACCGATGCCGGCGGCCTGGCCGAACCCATCCAGTCGGAGGCGGCGGCCTGGGGCGACTTCGACAACGACGGCCGCCTCGACCTGTACGTCTGCGGCGAGTATCTCAACGCCGACGGCAACCCGACCGCGGGCCGGCGAGACCCGCGGAACCGCAGCCGGCTCTACCGCAACCAGGGCGACGGCACGTTCGTCGACGTCGCCGGGTCGGCGGGCGTCCTGAACGACCGCTGCGCCAAGGGCGTCGCCTGGGGCGACTACGACGACGACGGGCACCTCGACCTCTTCGTCTCGAACATGAACGGGGCCAGCCGCATGTATCGCAACAAGGGCGACGGCACATTCGTCGATGTCGCGGCGGAAGTCGGCATCGCCGGCTCGGCGTCCAGCTTCAGCTGCCTCTTCTGGGACTACGACAACGACGGCCGCCTCGACCTCTTCCTCAACGATTTCGCGGGCACCCTCTCCGAGTCGGTGGCCGACCTGATGGGGCTCCCGGTCGCGGGCGGCGGCCATCCTCGCCTCTACCGAAACATTGGCGACGGCAAGTTCCGCGACGTGAGCCAGGACGTCGGCCTCGGCCGGCCAATCCCGGCGATGTCGGTCAACTGCGGCGACATCGACAACGACGGCTTCCTCGACCTCCACCTCGGCACCGGCTGGATGTCCTACGCGGGCCTGATCCCCGACAGGACCCTCCGCAGCGTCGGAGGGGGCCGCTTCGAGGACGTCACCGGCCCCACCGGCACCGGCCACCTCCAGAAGGGCCACGGCATCTCGTTCGCCGATTGGGACTTCGACGGCGACCTCGACCTCTACGCGGTCCTGGGCGGAGGCTTCCCGGGCGACCGTGGCTACAACACCCTGTTCCAGAACCCCGGCCAGGGCCGCCACTGGCTCAAGCTCAAGCTGGTCGGCAAGCAGACCAACCGCTCCGCCATCGGCGCCAAGATCCGCGTCGACATCGAAGCCCCCGGAGGCCCCTCGCGATCGATCTTCCGCACGGTCGGCAACAACGGCAGCTTCGGAGGCAACAGCCTGAACGAGCTGGTCGGCCTCCTCGACGACAAGTCCGTCGCCCGCCTGACGATCACCTGGCCGACGAGCAAGACGACCCAGACCTTCCACGACCTCGCCGCCGACCAGGCGATCGAGATCACCGAGGGCTCCGACACCTTCGTCGTCCTCCGCCAACCGCCGCTCCACGGCCCGAAGGTCGCGACGAAGGGCGAGAACATCCGCAAACTGATCGCGATCGGAGTCAACAAAGACACACACTGA
- a CDS encoding alpha/beta hydrolase-fold protein, whose protein sequence is MKMGPILAILMCSAAVGQEVVAKKAVPKRYELGPDSQVKEGVPQGKVTGPFLFKSKALAGTVRKYWVYVPAQYDKAKAADLLVFQDGARAINPSGVLRLPVVMDNLIAKGEMPVTIGLFITPGQRGEEFPDSIGTGNPNNRSVEYDSLGDAYARFLVDELLPEVGKTYNLTKDPEGRAIGGASSGAICAFNVAWERPDAFRKVISLIGSFTDIRGGHVYPEMVLKAEKKPIRVFLQDGVLDNRNPKRPTRDWHLQNLAMIEALKSKGYDLKVEIGEGGHSDDHGGMLMPEILRWLWRDSGR, encoded by the coding sequence ATGAAGATGGGCCCGATTCTGGCGATCTTGATGTGCTCGGCGGCCGTGGGGCAGGAGGTGGTGGCGAAGAAGGCGGTCCCGAAACGGTATGAGCTGGGGCCGGATTCGCAGGTGAAGGAGGGGGTGCCGCAGGGGAAGGTGACGGGGCCGTTCCTGTTCAAGAGCAAGGCGCTGGCCGGGACGGTGCGGAAGTACTGGGTTTATGTTCCGGCGCAGTATGACAAGGCCAAGGCGGCGGACCTGCTCGTGTTTCAGGACGGGGCCAGGGCGATCAACCCGTCGGGGGTTTTGCGGCTGCCGGTGGTGATGGACAACTTGATCGCCAAGGGGGAGATGCCGGTGACAATCGGGCTTTTTATCACCCCAGGGCAGCGCGGGGAGGAGTTCCCGGATTCGATCGGTACCGGAAACCCCAACAACCGGAGCGTGGAATATGACTCGCTGGGGGACGCCTATGCGCGGTTCCTGGTCGACGAGCTGCTGCCTGAGGTGGGGAAGACGTACAACCTGACGAAGGACCCCGAGGGCCGGGCGATCGGCGGTGCCAGCAGCGGGGCGATCTGCGCGTTCAACGTGGCCTGGGAGCGGCCCGACGCGTTCCGGAAGGTGATCAGCCTGATCGGCAGCTTCACCGACATCCGCGGCGGTCATGTCTATCCCGAGATGGTGCTGAAGGCGGAGAAGAAGCCGATCCGGGTGTTCTTGCAGGACGGGGTGCTGGACAACCGGAACCCGAAGCGGCCGACCCGCGACTGGCACTTGCAGAACCTGGCGATGATCGAGGCCTTGAAGTCGAAGGGGTATGACCTGAAGGTGGAGATTGGCGAGGGGGGGCACTCGGACGACCACGGGGGGATGTTGATGCCGGAGATCCTCCGCTGGCTCTGGCGGGATTCCGGGCGCTGA